The Bradyrhizobium sp. WBAH42 genome includes a window with the following:
- a CDS encoding dicarboxylate/amino acid:cation symporter: protein MSTIAAAPAAEPKPLYTSLFVQVLAALVLGVILGMAVPNFAISLKILSDAFLKLISMIVAPIVFCVVVHGIAGAGDLKKVGRVGVKALIYFEIMTTVALVVGLLLAYIFGPGHGMNIDPSTLDAKALNTYADNAHKLSGGGIGAFLMNVIPTTSFDALSRNDVLQVLFFAVLFGIGLALVGGEKGALVTSMIDAASTVLFRVMGLIVRVAPLGVLGAVAYTVGKYGVGSLKQLVSLVMLFYVSVGIFVLGVLGGVMALAGINILKFLAYLREELTIVLATASSDAVLPQIMKKLERMGVKDSVVGLVIPTGYSFNLDAFSIYLTLAVVFIAQATNTPLSFGDLLLVLGVSLITSKGAHGVPGSAIVILAATLNAVPSIPAIGLVLVLSVDWFIGMARALGNLVGNCVATVVVAAWEGDLDRSKAAKVLEGGEVVDVTAG from the coding sequence ATGTCGACCATCGCCGCGGCACCCGCCGCCGAGCCGAAGCCGCTCTACACCTCGCTGTTCGTCCAGGTCTTGGCTGCGCTGGTGCTTGGCGTCATCCTGGGGATGGCCGTTCCGAACTTCGCCATCAGCCTCAAGATCCTCAGCGATGCCTTCCTGAAGCTGATCTCGATGATCGTGGCGCCGATCGTGTTCTGCGTCGTCGTGCATGGCATTGCCGGCGCCGGCGATCTCAAGAAGGTCGGCCGCGTCGGCGTCAAGGCGTTGATCTATTTCGAGATCATGACGACGGTGGCCCTCGTGGTCGGCCTCTTGCTCGCCTACATCTTCGGTCCCGGCCACGGCATGAACATCGATCCCTCGACGCTGGATGCCAAGGCGCTCAACACTTATGCCGACAACGCCCACAAGCTCTCCGGCGGCGGCATCGGTGCCTTCCTGATGAACGTGATTCCGACCACCTCCTTCGATGCGCTGTCGCGTAACGACGTGCTTCAGGTGCTGTTCTTCGCGGTGCTGTTCGGCATCGGTCTCGCGCTCGTCGGCGGCGAGAAGGGCGCGCTCGTCACCTCCATGATCGACGCAGCCTCCACCGTGCTGTTCCGCGTCATGGGGCTCATTGTGCGGGTTGCGCCGCTCGGCGTGCTCGGCGCGGTCGCCTACACGGTCGGCAAATATGGCGTCGGCTCGCTGAAGCAGCTCGTGTCGCTGGTGATGCTGTTCTACGTCTCGGTCGGCATCTTCGTGCTCGGTGTGCTCGGCGGCGTGATGGCGCTCGCCGGCATCAACATCCTCAAGTTCCTCGCCTACCTGCGCGAGGAGCTGACCATCGTGCTGGCGACGGCATCCTCGGACGCGGTGCTGCCCCAGATCATGAAGAAGCTGGAGCGCATGGGCGTGAAGGATTCCGTCGTCGGTCTCGTCATTCCGACCGGCTATTCCTTCAACCTCGACGCCTTCTCGATCTACCTCACGCTCGCCGTCGTCTTCATTGCGCAGGCCACCAACACGCCGTTGTCGTTCGGCGACCTGCTGCTGGTGCTCGGCGTGTCCCTGATCACGTCGAAGGGCGCACATGGCGTGCCGGGCTCGGCGATCGTGATCCTGGCGGCGACCTTGAACGCGGTGCCGAGCATCCCTGCGATCGGCCTCGTGCTGGTGCTGTCGGTCGACTGGTTCATCGGCATGGCCCGCGCGCTCGGCAACCTCGTCGGCAATTGCGTCGCAACCGTCGTGGTCGCGGCCTGGGAAGGCGATCTCGACCGCAGCAAGGCAGCCAAGGTGCTGGAGGGCGGCGAGGTGGTCGACGTGACCGCGGGATAG
- a CDS encoding VWA domain-containing protein: MRENLHRFFRAARGAGVHVSPAESIDAMRAVSQVGFSDRTILRDALLLTLAKSQDEKLALGDCFDLFFSQPEPRQDQPESADQDASQDTDQAPSSGAASDAGGGSSQQEPGSLAQMLLSQDRNAIAAAIASAAGAASLSDIRYSTQRGIFSSRILDAMGLQRLRDDLEQLTATNPALAERLRAALDALREAVRDTVSQGLALYAREEAENLRNEILRNAPLARIERRQVAEMRALIRQIARRLRERYSKPRKRQRRGHLDVRRTLRRNAAWGGVPFLTAWKRKHRDRPKIVALCDVSGSVAQVSDFFLLLIHSLHEVVDDVRSFAFSSHLIEVSEILETKSPEEAMSEIMSKVGFGSSDYGSSLVDFEKEFMSTLTPQTTVIVLGDARSNNLDPRADILRRISERSKRLVWLNPEGRLAWGFGDSEMPRYATFCSVVRQCATAQQLERAVSDIVATYQ, translated from the coding sequence ATGCGCGAAAATCTCCATCGCTTCTTTCGGGCGGCGCGCGGCGCCGGCGTCCACGTCTCGCCTGCCGAAAGCATCGATGCGATGCGCGCCGTCTCGCAGGTCGGCTTTTCCGACCGGACCATCCTGCGCGACGCACTGCTGCTGACGCTCGCCAAGTCGCAGGACGAGAAGCTCGCGCTCGGCGACTGCTTTGACCTGTTCTTCAGCCAGCCGGAGCCGCGACAGGATCAGCCCGAGAGCGCCGATCAGGATGCCTCGCAGGATACGGATCAAGCGCCCTCTTCCGGCGCGGCCAGCGATGCCGGCGGCGGTTCGTCGCAGCAGGAACCGGGCTCGCTCGCTCAGATGCTGCTGTCGCAGGATCGCAATGCCATCGCGGCCGCGATCGCCAGCGCAGCTGGCGCGGCCTCCCTGTCCGACATTCGCTACTCCACCCAGCGCGGCATATTCTCCAGCCGCATCCTCGACGCCATGGGCCTCCAGCGCCTGCGCGACGATCTCGAGCAGCTGACCGCGACCAACCCGGCCCTGGCCGAGCGTCTGCGCGCCGCGCTCGATGCTTTACGTGAAGCCGTGCGCGATACGGTCTCCCAGGGGCTTGCACTCTATGCCCGGGAGGAGGCCGAAAACCTCCGCAACGAGATCCTGCGCAACGCACCGCTCGCCCGCATCGAGCGGCGCCAGGTCGCCGAGATGCGCGCTCTCATCCGCCAGATCGCGCGCCGGCTGCGCGAGCGCTACTCCAAGCCGCGCAAGCGCCAGCGCCGTGGCCATCTCGACGTCCGTCGCACGCTCCGTCGCAACGCAGCCTGGGGCGGCGTGCCGTTCCTCACGGCGTGGAAGCGCAAGCATCGCGACCGGCCGAAGATCGTCGCGCTGTGCGACGTCTCGGGCTCCGTTGCGCAAGTCTCCGACTTCTTCCTGCTGCTGATCCATTCGCTGCACGAGGTCGTCGACGATGTCCGCTCGTTCGCCTTCTCTTCGCACCTGATCGAGGTCAGCGAGATCCTGGAGACGAAGTCGCCGGAGGAAGCGATGTCCGAGATCATGTCCAAAGTCGGTTTCGGCTCGTCAGATTACGGCTCCTCGCTGGTCGATTTCGAGAAGGAGTTCATGAGCACGCTGACGCCGCAGACCACGGTGATCGTGCTCGGCGATGCCCGCAGCAACAATCTCGACCCACGCGCCGACATTCTGCGCCGGATCTCCGAGCGCTCGAAGCGGCTGGTCTGGCTCAATCCCGAGGGTCGGCTCGCCTGGGGCTTTGGCGATTCCGAGATGCCGCGCTACGCAACCTTTTGCAGCGTCGTGCGCCAATGCGCGACCGCGCAACAGCTCGAGCGCGCCGTGTCCGACATTGTGGCGACTTATCAGTAA
- a CDS encoding TetR/AcrR family transcriptional regulator yields the protein MSTAERHTVSIRDEYAEMTRQRIVAAFVATLEDEEADDISMAAVAKRAKVAERTIYRHFKTRAELFAAAGEWIENNVFSYIPFTSPDELPEIFRKLCKRFDRHPHLARAIAITRVGRRVRAGFRRHLIDQHRKAMAPLVRHLPAKDVRQAEALASYLNNVLAWNAMREDFGMTSSEIADAIEWALTTLLKDVRQRDAAAARAGKGRKPPRKRTAAAKAPA from the coding sequence ATGAGTACAGCAGAGCGACATACCGTCAGCATTCGTGACGAATATGCCGAGATGACGCGGCAGCGCATCGTTGCCGCTTTTGTTGCGACGCTCGAGGACGAGGAGGCCGACGACATCTCCATGGCCGCGGTGGCCAAGCGCGCGAAGGTGGCCGAGCGAACCATCTATCGGCACTTCAAGACCCGTGCGGAGCTGTTCGCCGCGGCCGGCGAGTGGATCGAGAACAACGTCTTCAGCTACATTCCCTTCACCTCGCCCGACGAGCTTCCCGAGATCTTCCGCAAGCTGTGCAAGCGGTTCGACCGTCATCCGCATCTGGCGCGCGCCATTGCGATAACGCGGGTGGGGCGCCGGGTGCGTGCAGGCTTCAGACGGCACCTAATTGACCAGCATCGCAAGGCGATGGCGCCGCTCGTGCGCCATCTCCCCGCCAAGGACGTCCGCCAGGCCGAAGCTCTCGCGTCCTACCTCAACAACGTGCTGGCCTGGAACGCGATGCGCGAGGATTTCGGCATGACGAGCTCCGAGATCGCCGACGCGATCGAATGGGCGCTCACGACCCTTTTGAAGGATGTGCGTCAGCGCGATGCCGCTGCTGCGCGCGCCGGCAAGGGGCGCAAACCACCTCGGAAGCGGACCGCGGCTGCGAAAGCACCGGCATAG
- a CDS encoding formamidase: MNGLGGLNKSPEGVVIGLVQLQLPNVVTRADLARQTERIAWMVGKARRNLSTMDLVVFPEYSLHGLSMDTNPEIMCRLDGPEVAAFKQACVDNKIWGCFSIMEFNPHGNPYNSGLIIDDHGEIKLYYRKLHPWIPVEPWEPGDIGIPVIEGPKGARIALIICHDGMFPEMARECAYKGAEIMIRTAGYTAPIREAWRFTNQANSFQNLMVTANVCMCGSDGSFDSMGEGMIVNFDGTVLAHGTTGRADEIITAEVRPDLVREARINWGVENNIYQLWHRGYVAVKGGAMDCPYTFMQDMVAGTFRLPWEDQVKVTDGTSCGFPAPTRMFGKTAKAAE, encoded by the coding sequence ATGAACGGGCTTGGCGGACTGAACAAATCGCCTGAGGGCGTCGTGATTGGGCTGGTTCAGTTGCAGCTACCGAACGTCGTCACCCGCGCCGATCTCGCCAGGCAAACCGAGCGCATCGCCTGGATGGTCGGCAAGGCCCGCCGCAATCTCTCCACCATGGATCTGGTGGTCTTCCCCGAATACTCGCTGCACGGCCTCTCGATGGACACCAATCCGGAGATCATGTGTCGGCTTGACGGACCGGAGGTCGCGGCCTTCAAGCAAGCCTGTGTCGACAACAAGATCTGGGGCTGCTTCTCCATCATGGAGTTCAACCCGCATGGCAATCCCTACAACTCGGGCCTGATCATCGACGACCACGGCGAGATCAAGCTCTACTACCGAAAGCTTCATCCCTGGATTCCGGTCGAGCCATGGGAGCCCGGTGACATCGGCATTCCCGTGATCGAGGGCCCGAAGGGCGCCAGGATCGCGCTGATCATCTGCCATGACGGCATGTTCCCGGAGATGGCACGGGAATGCGCCTACAAAGGCGCGGAGATCATGATCCGCACCGCCGGCTACACCGCGCCGATCCGCGAAGCCTGGCGCTTCACCAACCAGGCCAATTCGTTTCAGAACCTGATGGTCACCGCGAATGTCTGCATGTGCGGCTCGGACGGCTCGTTCGATTCCATGGGCGAAGGCATGATTGTCAATTTCGACGGCACCGTGCTGGCGCACGGCACGACCGGCCGCGCCGACGAGATCATCACCGCAGAGGTGCGGCCGGACCTCGTACGCGAGGCGCGCATCAACTGGGGCGTCGAAAACAACATCTACCAGCTCTGGCACCGCGGCTATGTCGCGGTGAAGGGCGGCGCGATGGACTGCCCCTACACCTTCATGCAGGACATGGTCGCCGGCACCTTCCGACTGCCGTGGGAAGACCAGGTCAAGGTCACCGACGGCACCTCGTGCGGCTTCCCGGCCCCGACGCGGATGTTCGGCAAGACGGCGAAGGCGGCGGAATAA
- a CDS encoding adenine deaminase: protein MNAIPDDLLINAPDEVRVRQDLVLTALGRRPADRSLRVGKLLDVHSRTWSEDQEIVFKGRRIAWVGPAGSYPGEVRERMHRPDLAAVPGFGEVHKHIESSHLTPEWEAALVLPHGNTWTCEASHEFSNVNGARNLEFWFEARRRGSPLKIFPQPGSAVPPTAYEWGGGWYGRDEQARFMSESLMVTGLDEVMDWPAVWNPDNPSYKRLWGMIEATFAARGVVEGHASGLRDLPSINAFAAAGLASDHEVQTPEETWDKLTRGLFVELRVYAMDEIVKWLLAKGLQDWSQVAFTTDDRSASHTLELGASDHNARVAIEAGLAPEIAIQCLTINPARHMRLTPFVGSLAPGRFGDVVLLSDVAKLTIAEVWADGAQVSEGMRYLGQVPKIEWPQWATKTVNIRRTINPEDFELRAESGRATMKAAVIRPFHWHPEFYTLDLPVRDGAVQRDESEAITKFAIVDRFSGDGRIAKMFWRGCGPRTPETALACSVAHDKHNLWVVGSSDAAMAKAVNALVELQGGWALVREGELVATVRFEVGGLMSCRSAQALDAEMQALYAEGRKVDWMYEPTFRPRWYPGFPERLMFATLTCAPWSWVLVAPCEQAPLGFINVQTGEAHPVVW from the coding sequence ATGAACGCGATACCCGACGATCTCCTGATCAATGCGCCTGACGAGGTGCGCGTTCGCCAGGACCTGGTGCTGACGGCGCTCGGTCGTCGCCCGGCCGATCGTTCGTTGCGGGTCGGCAAATTGCTCGACGTGCACAGCCGCACGTGGAGCGAGGACCAGGAGATCGTCTTCAAGGGCCGGCGGATCGCGTGGGTGGGCCCGGCCGGCAGTTATCCCGGCGAGGTCCGCGAGCGTATGCATCGGCCGGATCTTGCAGCTGTGCCCGGCTTCGGTGAGGTGCACAAGCATATCGAAAGCTCGCATCTGACGCCCGAATGGGAAGCGGCGCTGGTGCTGCCGCACGGCAATACCTGGACCTGCGAGGCGAGCCACGAATTCTCCAACGTCAACGGTGCGCGCAATCTCGAATTCTGGTTCGAGGCACGCCGTCGCGGCTCGCCGCTGAAGATCTTTCCGCAACCCGGCTCGGCTGTGCCGCCGACCGCCTATGAGTGGGGCGGCGGCTGGTATGGCCGCGACGAACAGGCGCGCTTCATGAGCGAAAGCCTGATGGTCACCGGCCTCGACGAGGTCATGGACTGGCCGGCGGTGTGGAATCCCGACAACCCATCCTACAAGCGGCTCTGGGGCATGATCGAGGCGACTTTCGCTGCGCGCGGCGTCGTCGAGGGCCACGCGTCGGGCCTGCGGGATCTGCCGTCCATCAACGCCTTTGCCGCGGCCGGGCTCGCGTCCGACCACGAGGTGCAGACGCCCGAGGAAACCTGGGACAAGCTCACGCGCGGTCTCTTTGTCGAGCTGCGCGTCTACGCCATGGACGAGATCGTCAAATGGTTGCTCGCGAAGGGTTTGCAGGACTGGTCGCAGGTTGCGTTCACCACCGATGACCGCAGTGCCAGCCACACGCTCGAACTCGGCGCGAGCGATCATAATGCGCGGGTCGCGATCGAGGCCGGCCTTGCGCCGGAAATCGCGATCCAGTGCCTCACCATCAATCCGGCACGGCACATGCGTCTCACGCCGTTCGTCGGCAGTCTAGCGCCGGGGCGCTTCGGCGATGTCGTGCTGCTGTCCGATGTTGCCAAGCTTACGATCGCCGAAGTGTGGGCCGACGGCGCGCAGGTGTCCGAGGGCATGCGCTATCTCGGCCAAGTGCCCAAGATCGAATGGCCACAATGGGCGACCAAGACCGTCAATATCAGGCGCACGATCAACCCTGAGGATTTCGAGCTGCGGGCCGAGTCAGGGCGCGCCACGATGAAAGCGGCGGTGATCCGCCCCTTCCATTGGCATCCTGAGTTCTACACGCTCGACCTGCCGGTGCGCGACGGGGCGGTGCAGCGCGACGAGAGCGAGGCCATCACAAAATTTGCCATCGTCGACCGGTTCTCCGGCGACGGGCGCATCGCAAAGATGTTCTGGCGCGGCTGTGGCCCGCGTACGCCGGAGACGGCGCTCGCCTGCTCGGTGGCGCACGACAAGCACAATCTCTGGGTGGTCGGCTCGTCCGACGCGGCGATGGCAAAGGCGGTGAACGCGCTGGTCGAACTTCAAGGCGGATGGGCGCTGGTGCGCGAAGGCGAGCTCGTCGCCACCGTGCGGTTCGAGGTCGGCGGGCTGATGAGCTGCCGCTCCGCGCAAGCGCTCGATGCCGAGATGCAGGCGCTCTACGCAGAAGGGCGCAAGGTCGACTGGATGTACGAGCCGACATTCCGGCCGCGCTGGTATCCGGGATTCCCGGAACGGCTGATGTTTGCAACGCTGACCTGCGCGCCTTGGAGCTGGGTGCTGGTAGCGCCGTGCGAGCAGGCACCGCTCGGTTTCATCAACGTGCAGACCGGCGAAGCACACCCGGTGGTCTGGTAG
- a CDS encoding MoxR family ATPase: protein MADQKASTSIEAVESGLAAQGYIASRQIATAVYLSQQIEKPILVEGPAGVGKTELAKAIAAWRGMKMIRLQCYEGLDEAKALYEWKYAKQLLYTQILKDKLGEVLGGAQTLHAALDQLHDFGDVFFSKEFVEPRPLLQALEQPGGCVLLIDEIDKSDAEFESLLLEILSDFQVTIPELGTVSAITPPTVILTSNSERDLGDALKRRCLHLHIGFPEQRLEERIVESRVPGISQTLRRQMVGFIHEIRSLDLKKLPSVSETIDWARVLVLLQASELDTEIVKDTLNVLLKYEADIEAATPQVTTFIAKAARSNVFG, encoded by the coding sequence GTGGCTGATCAGAAGGCCTCGACCTCAATCGAGGCAGTGGAGAGCGGCCTCGCCGCGCAGGGCTATATCGCGAGCCGGCAGATCGCGACCGCCGTCTATTTGTCGCAGCAGATCGAGAAGCCGATCCTGGTCGAAGGCCCCGCGGGCGTCGGCAAAACCGAGCTTGCCAAGGCGATCGCCGCCTGGCGCGGCATGAAGATGATCCGCCTGCAATGCTATGAGGGCCTCGACGAGGCCAAGGCGCTCTACGAGTGGAAATACGCCAAGCAGCTTCTTTACACGCAGATCCTCAAGGACAAGCTCGGCGAAGTCCTCGGCGGCGCGCAGACGCTGCATGCCGCGCTCGACCAGCTTCACGATTTCGGCGACGTGTTCTTCTCCAAGGAGTTCGTCGAGCCGCGGCCGCTGCTCCAGGCGCTTGAGCAGCCGGGCGGCTGCGTGCTCCTGATCGACGAGATCGATAAGTCGGACGCTGAATTCGAATCGCTGCTGCTGGAGATTCTCTCCGACTTCCAGGTCACGATCCCCGAGCTCGGAACCGTCTCGGCGATCACGCCGCCGACGGTGATCCTCACCTCCAACAGCGAACGCGACCTGGGCGATGCGCTGAAGCGACGCTGCCTGCATCTGCATATCGGCTTCCCCGAGCAACGGCTCGAGGAGCGCATCGTCGAAAGCCGCGTGCCCGGCATCTCGCAAACGCTGCGCCGCCAGATGGTCGGCTTCATCCACGAGATCCGCTCGCTGGATCTGAAGAAGCTGCCGTCGGTCAGCGAGACCATCGACTGGGCGCGCGTGCTGGTGCTGCTCCAGGCTTCCGAACTCGATACCGAGATCGTCAAGGACACGCTCAACGTGCTCCTGAAATACGAAGCCGACATCGAGGCCGCGACGCCGCAGGTGACGACCTTCATTGCCAAGGCGGCCCGGTCCAACGTCTTCGGTTGA
- a CDS encoding GcrA family cell cycle regulator, whose product MEPGHWPSEHSDALRDYFLKGMSYAEIGRQINARFGTAYTRSAVVGRAKRLGLIVPQWMTSPALAPPLPGEPGLLSPRGVAWPSLNLPPKSAMKPAARVKLRCVGVQPRLIQLVDLQPADCRYPYGGDKDGEEITFCGHARQPGSSYCAPHARLARRSGAASAARAAGPVVLKLVSAL is encoded by the coding sequence ATGGAACCGGGCCATTGGCCGTCGGAGCACTCCGACGCGCTTCGCGACTATTTTCTCAAAGGGATGTCTTATGCGGAGATCGGAAGACAGATAAACGCAAGATTTGGAACGGCTTATACGCGCAGCGCGGTGGTCGGCCGCGCCAAGCGGCTCGGGCTCATCGTGCCGCAATGGATGACGAGCCCGGCGCTCGCGCCGCCCTTGCCGGGTGAACCCGGCCTGCTTTCGCCGCGCGGGGTGGCGTGGCCGAGCCTCAATCTGCCGCCGAAGTCCGCCATGAAGCCTGCGGCGCGGGTGAAGTTGCGGTGTGTCGGCGTCCAACCGCGCCTGATCCAACTGGTCGATCTCCAGCCGGCCGACTGCCGATATCCCTATGGCGGCGACAAGGACGGTGAGGAGATCACCTTCTGTGGCCATGCGCGCCAGCCGGGCTCCAGCTATTGCGCGCCGCATGCCCGCCTGGCGCGCCGTTCCGGGGCTGCGTCGGCTGCCCGTGCCGCAGGCCCCGTCGTGCTGAAGCTGGTCTCGGCGCTCTGA
- a CDS encoding NCS2 family permease, with the protein MNEMTKPQAASAQPAAAKLLDRVFRLSERGTSVGREMMAGATTFAAMAYIIAVNPAIMSNAGMDRADLVSATALAAIFGSVLMGLWANLPLAVAPAMGSNVIFTYVIVKQMGMPWQGALAMVAFTGVLFLILSLSKLREKVAKDVPEALKIGIQAAVGTLIVFIALRGAGFVVQNPSTYIAMGSLRSPPVLLTLFGLLLTPVLVARRVPAALILSIVLLTAIGFFVPGANGKMVTSMPSAILSWPRWPTSTFMALDIEYLFSHFVVALPLLFYFLCAEFFSTLGTLIGVTGAANLRKPDGSIPNATAAFATDATASIVGPLLGTSVVTAYIESITGVQAGGRTGLTSLTVAGFFFLALFFWPIFVIIPPQATAPALVLVGVLMMQGLARIDMTDLVNAVPIVLTLLVTVLTNNLINGMALGTLSYIALEVSIGRRSQIPAMVWGLGAVFVAYAIVIAQIF; encoded by the coding sequence ATGAACGAGATGACGAAGCCGCAAGCCGCCTCCGCGCAGCCGGCAGCCGCGAAGCTGCTCGATCGCGTCTTTCGCCTCTCCGAGCGCGGCACGAGCGTCGGGCGCGAGATGATGGCCGGAGCCACCACGTTTGCGGCAATGGCCTATATCATCGCCGTCAACCCCGCGATCATGTCCAACGCCGGAATGGATCGTGCCGATCTCGTCAGCGCCACGGCGCTGGCGGCGATCTTCGGCTCGGTGCTGATGGGGTTGTGGGCCAATCTGCCGCTCGCCGTAGCGCCGGCGATGGGTTCGAACGTCATCTTCACCTATGTCATCGTCAAACAGATGGGCATGCCCTGGCAGGGCGCGCTTGCCATGGTCGCCTTCACCGGCGTGCTATTCCTGATCCTCAGCCTGTCGAAACTGCGGGAGAAGGTCGCGAAGGATGTGCCCGAAGCGCTGAAGATCGGCATCCAGGCGGCGGTCGGGACCCTCATCGTCTTCATTGCGCTGCGAGGCGCGGGATTCGTCGTCCAGAATCCGTCGACCTACATCGCCATGGGATCGTTGCGCAGCCCGCCGGTGCTGCTGACGTTGTTCGGACTCCTGCTCACGCCGGTACTGGTGGCGCGCCGAGTGCCGGCGGCGCTGATCCTGTCGATCGTGTTGCTGACCGCGATCGGCTTCTTCGTTCCTGGCGCCAACGGCAAGATGGTGACGTCGATGCCATCGGCCATCCTGTCGTGGCCGCGCTGGCCGACCAGCACCTTCATGGCCCTCGATATCGAGTATCTCTTCAGCCATTTCGTTGTGGCGCTGCCGCTGCTGTTCTATTTCCTGTGCGCCGAATTCTTTTCGACGCTGGGCACGCTGATCGGCGTGACGGGCGCTGCCAATTTGCGCAAGCCCGATGGCTCGATCCCGAACGCCACGGCGGCCTTCGCGACCGACGCGACGGCTTCGATCGTGGGGCCGCTGCTCGGGACGTCCGTCGTCACGGCTTATATCGAATCCATCACCGGTGTGCAGGCCGGCGGTCGCACCGGCCTGACTTCGCTGACCGTTGCGGGATTCTTCTTTCTCGCGCTGTTCTTCTGGCCAATCTTCGTCATCATTCCGCCGCAAGCGACCGCGCCGGCGCTGGTGCTCGTCGGCGTGCTGATGATGCAGGGGCTTGCCCGCATCGACATGACGGATCTCGTCAATGCGGTTCCGATCGTGCTGACGTTGCTGGTGACCGTGTTGACCAACAATCTCATCAACGGAATGGCCCTGGGTACGTTGAGCTACATCGCGCTGGAAGTGTCCATCGGTCGGCGGTCGCAGATCCCAGCGATGGTGTGGGGACTTGGCGCCGTGTTCGTCGCTTACGCCATCGTGATCGCACAGATCTTTTGA
- a CDS encoding quinone oxidoreductase, translated as MTHAIRFHKTGSPEVLVWEEVSVGKPGPGEARIRHTAVGLNFVDIYNRSGLYPAQLPSGLGSEAAGVVEDVGPGVTDLKPGDRVAYGASPLGAYSEARLIPADRLLKLPDGVDDRTAAAMMLKGLTTQYLIRQTYRVKAGDTILLHAAAGGVGLILSQWAKHLGATVIGTVSNDEKAKLAKAHGCDHVIIYTREDFVKRVDEITGGKKVPVVYDSVGKDTFLKSLDCLAPLGVAALFGQSSGAVEPLNLGLLAQKGSLYVTRPTLFTYAAKRENLVAMAGELFDVVKSGAVKIEVHQTYPLKDAAKAHADLAARKTTGSTVLLV; from the coding sequence ATGACGCATGCCATTCGCTTTCACAAGACCGGTAGTCCGGAAGTCCTGGTCTGGGAGGAGGTCAGCGTCGGCAAACCTGGGCCCGGCGAGGCGCGTATCCGCCACACCGCCGTCGGCCTCAATTTCGTCGACATCTATAACCGTTCCGGCCTTTATCCGGCGCAACTGCCGAGCGGACTCGGCAGCGAGGCGGCCGGCGTCGTCGAGGATGTTGGGCCCGGCGTTACCGATCTGAAGCCGGGCGATCGCGTTGCCTATGGCGCTTCGCCGCTCGGGGCCTATTCGGAGGCACGGCTGATCCCCGCCGACCGGCTGTTGAAATTGCCCGACGGCGTCGACGACAGGACCGCGGCGGCGATGATGCTCAAGGGACTCACGACGCAGTACCTGATCCGCCAGACCTATCGGGTGAAGGCTGGCGATACCATCCTACTCCACGCCGCGGCTGGCGGTGTCGGCCTGATCTTGAGCCAGTGGGCCAAGCATCTCGGTGCGACCGTGATCGGCACCGTCAGCAACGACGAGAAGGCGAAGCTCGCCAAGGCGCATGGCTGCGACCACGTGATCATCTATACAAGGGAAGATTTCGTGAAGCGGGTCGACGAGATCACCGGCGGCAAGAAAGTGCCGGTGGTTTACGATTCCGTCGGCAAGGATACGTTCCTGAAATCGCTGGATTGTCTCGCGCCGCTCGGCGTCGCCGCGCTGTTCGGTCAGTCCTCCGGCGCAGTGGAGCCGCTCAATCTCGGCCTGCTCGCCCAGAAGGGCTCTCTCTACGTTACGCGTCCGACGCTGTTCACCTATGCCGCCAAGCGCGAAAATCTGGTGGCGATGGCGGGCGAGCTGTTCGACGTCGTCAAGTCCGGCGCGGTCAAGATCGAGGTGCACCAGACCTATCCGCTGAAGGACGCCGCCAAGGCGCATGCCGATCTTGCAGCACGCAAGACCACGGGATCGACCGTTCTCCTGGTGTAG
- a CDS encoding S24 family peptidase, translating into MLDVAMIERGLEKTGKSKGGLAAAMGVRPGAVSEILGGERLVKASEIIPIMEYLELNLAPIMGRVGAGAVIEPDYEQVPPEGLGDIALPFPIMEETIAFEIVGDSMLPKYESGDVIVVYKDQRHPLSSFYGEEAVVRLKTGERYLKTIERGKSPSVVNLTSFNAKPIVGVKLDWVGEICLSMPKGQLERLRAKSARPRKKGK; encoded by the coding sequence ATGTTGGACGTAGCAATGATCGAGCGGGGCCTGGAGAAGACGGGCAAGAGCAAGGGCGGCCTGGCTGCGGCGATGGGCGTGCGACCCGGCGCGGTCTCGGAGATTCTCGGCGGCGAGCGCCTGGTGAAGGCCTCGGAGATCATTCCGATCATGGAATATCTCGAGCTCAATCTCGCGCCGATCATGGGCCGGGTCGGAGCCGGCGCGGTGATCGAGCCGGACTACGAACAGGTTCCGCCGGAAGGGCTCGGCGACATCGCATTGCCGTTCCCAATCATGGAAGAGACGATCGCATTCGAGATCGTGGGCGATTCGATGCTGCCCAAATACGAAAGCGGCGACGTGATCGTCGTCTACAAGGACCAGCGCCATCCGTTGTCGAGCTTCTACGGCGAAGAGGCGGTGGTCCGGCTCAAGACCGGCGAGCGCTACCTGAAGACCATCGAGCGGGGCAAATCCCCATCCGTGGTCAACCTCACGAGCTTCAATGCCAAGCCGATCGTCGGCGTCAAGCTCGACTGGGTCGGGGAAATCTGCCTGTCCATGCCCAAGGGGCAGCTTGAGCGGCTGCGTGCGAAATCGGCGCGCCCGCGCAAGAAGGGCAAATGA